The DNA window TGGTGAAGGGCGGACACCTCGAGGACACCGACCGCGCCGACGACCTGTTCTTCGACGGCGATCGACTCGTCTGGGTCGAGGGGGAACGGATCGACACCCCGCATACGCACGGGACCGGGTGCGTCCTCTCGTCCTCGATCGCGGCCTATCTCGCGCGGGGCGAGACCCTTCTGGACGCGGTTGGTCTGGGGAAGCGGTTCGTGACCGACGCGATCAGGCACGCGCTGCCGATCGGCGAGGGGATCGGTCCGGTCGACCCGCTTTTCGGGGTGCGGATCAGCCCGAGGGGGTGACGGCCGACGACTTGGCCGGCGGCCGCTGCACCTTGCCGGCCTTCAGGCAGCTCGTGCAGACGTTCACGCGCTTCGGCTTCCCGTCGACGAGCGCGCGGATTCGCTGCACGTTTGGGTTCCACCGGCGAGGTGAACGCCGGTGGGAGTGAGAGACCTGCATGCCGAAAAACGGTCTCTTCCCGCAGATTTCGCACACCGCTGCCATAGCGCGGCCAGGGTAACAGACACCCCTGGGGAGACTGGTTCGATCCACGAGTGGCAAGTACGACGAAGCGCCGGAAGCGTCGCATGTGCCGCGTGGTAGAACGCAGTATGCCTCCGCACGCCCGCGAACGGCCTCGTCGCGCATGCCGCTGACGCTCGACTCGCCCGTCTCCGCGATCGACCGGCGGCTCGCCAATCGACGGACGGGCGTGCAGACCAAGGGCCCACCCGCGTCAGACGTCCTCGCCGGCATCGAGATCGAAACGGTGCGGGACCTCCTGCACCACTACCCGCGCCGATACATCGACCGTTCGGAGGTCTCGCGGATCCGCGATCTCCGCGTCGGGCTGCCGGCGACGGTGATCGGACGTGTGCGGAAGGTGGAGCGACGGCGGACGCGTTCAAGGACCACGATGGTCACCGTCGTCCTGTACGACGGCACCGCGACGATCGACCTTGTCTTCTTCAACCAGCCGTGGATCGTCAAC is part of the Actinomycetota bacterium genome and encodes:
- the rpmB gene encoding 50S ribosomal protein L28, which encodes MAAVCEICGKRPFFGMQVSHSHRRSPRRWNPNVQRIRALVDGKPKRVNVCTSCLKAGKVQRPPAKSSAVTPSG